GAACAAAAAATGCTGTCATCAGAAAACTGATACCGTTAGAGTTGATTATCCAGAGAGAAAATCTAAGTATCCTACCACTAACCCAAAATCAGTTCTCCAGGCAAGAAAACATGATGATCCCCCAGTATTGGGTGGACAAGTCCATTCAATCAAGTGCTATGCTCAACAATCATAGTTCATTCGTGGTGCACATATGTGCGTTCAATATCAGACACATGGCATATTTAGTAAAATAGCTAAGTCTGAATAACATTCATGTCTGGATACTGAATCCCTCCATAACAAGGAGATGGCGTCCATGGACCACTAGCAAACTTAAATGTTTCTGTGTAAACCCAAGATTGCACTGTAAAGCTGGATAAGTTAATTTGGTAACAAAATTAAACCCCACACGGCATAAGAAAACCAAGTCGAGAAATATTTGAGCAGTACCTCGTGATTTTTGCTGAACAGCTAACTCTGGTAGTTTTGTCAGTGATAGAAGGATCCGAGCAGTCCATAcaatatacatacatactcatcaCTGAAGTCTACCTTACTTCAGCATATATAAATTCatccgagtttttttttttttttttgttaatcttCTGGCTTATACTGTTCTTCGAGATAACAATCCCAACGGACGAGTTTCATTGGtccctaaatttttttttttaaatgttggATACGGATCTGGAATGGATAATTTCTACACGTACAAATAAATTGGTACAGCAATCCTCAGAAAGCTAAAAAGCTCTCTTGTTTCCCCAACTCAGTCTCTCTAAAATAGCACAGAACAAGGTTGTTTGGAAAGTAATCCTTGAAAGAGACATTGCCTTTTCCAAGATTTGAAGTCAACACAAACAGGTAGGAGTCAGCTAAGCAGCCAAAAAGGGGTCAAAAGAATTTGTAACCCCTAAACAAATAGTAGGAGTATGTGGTCTTGCACAAGATCTACTTGTTGGAAGTGTCAAAAACAAAAGAGACTTGCTGTGTAAATTTCTTTAACGCCAGCGAAAGTGTAAAACTTGTTTTCCGGTTCCAGAGTCCCAATATTATCAGATATTCATTTTTGATGGAAAAGAACTtgaagatatttatattaatggtGATAGCATACACTGTAATACTGTAATTGAGGTTATAGTCCTACTTCATGGTGCTGACAAAATCAAGCCATTATACTGCCTTTTTGTTCTTTTATAGTCGGGGTTGATCCCATTTTTTGGTATCAAGTTCAGAACCATTTTTGTGATATAATGAAGAACTGCAATTGGATACATCTGACAAGTTTTTTCAGTTTTTCCTGCTTGGAGTCCAAGAAATCCATATTTCTTGTCTATCCAACTAGATCCAGCTTTCTTTTGGACCCTCTTTTTCTTCATCAGTTCCCGCACATTCTCCACCATTTCCCACTCTCCATTAGCAGCATATATATTAGACAAAGTTCACAAAGCCTCCTGGTTTTTTCAAATCCATCCCAAGAATTTCTTCTGCCATTCCCATAGCTAAATCACTTCTTCCATAGATTCTGCATCCGTTTAGGAAAGCTCCGATAATAGACTCATTTATCTCTTCACCCATTCCCTTCACCAGTTGATATGCTTCTGTTAGTCTCCCTGAACGGCctaaaatatcgatcatacaagCTAAATGTTCTTGTGATAACTCAATTCCGGACTTCTCTTTCATATGCAAAATATCTCCAAACCCTTCTCGACCAAACCGCCATGGCTGCAAGCAGAAAGAACACTAGTAAACGTGACTTGGTTTGGCTGCACATTTTCTTCCTGCATTCTCTCAAACAATTTGATTGCAGCTGGAACCATTCCATGCTTTCCGTAACACCCAATCATGGCATTCCAGGCTGCGACATCACTCTTTGGTGTCCGATCAAACACGTTCAAGGCATAATTCACACTTCCACACTTAGAATACATGTTGATAAGAGCTGTAACCATAAAGAtattcataccaagtttccttcTGAGGATCAAGCCATGTATTGCTTTTCCTGCATGTAGCGAGCCTATAAAGCCGCATGCAGGTAGAAGCCCAGCAATGGTGACTGAATTTGGATGAGGTCCTAAAATCAGCATGTCTCTGAATAACATCAAAGCTACTTCACTTTGATGGTTACGGGTAAAACCTGAAATCATCGCATTCCAAGTAACCAAGTCTGGGGCTATTCCTCCGGCTTTCATTTTACAGAAGCGTTCAAATGCTTTATCACAGTACTCATTTTGGGAAAAACCTGTTATCACTGCATTCCAGGTGAACTCATTTGGCTCAAATCCTCGCAGCTTCATTTGCTCGAAAAGTTCTAAAGATTTTTCAAGTTCTCTTTTATGAGAATACCCACAAATCATCAACGTCCAAGTAGCAACATTTTTGTCCCTCATTTCGTCAAACAACTTGCGAGCAAATTCTAGTTTCCCGCATTTACTGTACATATCTATCAGTGAATTCATCACTGACACCTCGTAACCAAACCCAGTTTTAATTACCATGCAATGAAGTTCCCTTCCTTTCCTTATATCCATTAAACCTACACAAGCTTTTAGAACACAAGAAAATGTATACTTATTTGAAAAACCTTGAGCTTTTTGCATCTGACAGAAGTACTTTAAGGCATTTTCACAGTCTCCTTGAAAAGTTGAAGCTGAAATCATCCAATTCCACGCAAAAACACTTGGTTTCTTTATCGACTCAAACACTTTCGCCGCAGAACTGACATCCCCGCAACCAGCATAAACTCCTACCAGCTTCGAACTCAAATACCCATATTCCATTTCAATTCCAGTAGCTAATAACTG
This portion of the Papaver somniferum cultivar HN1 chromosome 11, ASM357369v1, whole genome shotgun sequence genome encodes:
- the LOC113324396 gene encoding pentatricopeptide repeat-containing protein At5g59600-like, with translation MPVNRLETLLHCCIKSKVLKPAKQIHSQLLATGIEMEYGYLSSKLVGVYAGCGDVSSAAKVFESIKKPSVFAWNWMISASTFQGDCENALKYFCQMQKAQGFSNKYTFSCVLKACVGLMDIRKGRELHCMVIKTGFGYEVSVMNSLIDMYSKCGKLEFARKLFDEMRDKNVATWTLMICGYSHKRELEKSLELFEQMKLRGFEPNEFTWNAVITGFSQNEYCDKAFERFCKMKAGGIAPDLVTWNAMISGFTRNHQSEVALMLFRDMLILGPHPNSVTIAGLLPACGFIGSLHAGKAIHGLILRRKLGMNIFMVTALINMYSKCGSVNYALNVFDRTPKSDVAAWNAMIGCYGKHGMVPAAIKLFERMQEENVQPNQVTFTSVLSACSHGGRSGRLTEAYQLVKGMGEEINESIIGAFLNGCRIYGRSDLAMGMAEEILGMDLKKPGGFVNFV